The proteins below come from a single Miscanthus floridulus cultivar M001 chromosome 1, ASM1932011v1, whole genome shotgun sequence genomic window:
- the LOC136538025 gene encoding DNA-directed RNA polymerase II subunit RPB2-like: protein MEDDEYEEGMEMGYGGHHQHGGGHAEEDDEMGYGGGGDGDEMEEAADGDPEQQEEITQDDAWAVISAYFEEKGLVRQQLDSFDEFIQNTMQEIVDESADIEIRPESQHNPGRQAEFAETLHKISFGQIYLSKPMMTEADGETATLFPKSARLRNLTYSAPLYVDVSYRVMKKGHDCEEVTETAEYPKVFIGKVPIMLRSSYCTLYQQSEKDLTELGECPYDQGGYFIINGSEKVLIAQEKMSTNHVYVFKKRQPNKFAYVAEVRSMAENQNRPASSMFVRMLSRAGAKGGSSGQYIRATLPYIRADIPIIIVFRALGFVADKDILEHICYDFSDTQMMELLRPSLEEAFVIQNQQVALDYIGKRGATVGVTREKRIKYAKEILQKEMLPHVGVGEFCETKKAYYFGYIIHRLLMCALGRRAEDDRDHYGNKRLDLAGPLLGGLFRMLFRKLTRDVRSYVQKCVDNGKEVNLQFAIKAKTVTSGLKYSLATGNWGQANQAGTRAGVSQVLNRLTYASTLSHLRRLNSPIGREGKLAKPRQLHNSHWGMMCPAETPEGQACGLVKNLALMVYITVGSAANPILEFLEEWGTENFEEISPAVIPQAAKIFVNGCWVGIHRNPDLLVKTLRRLRRQIDVNTEVGVVRDIRLKELRLYTDYGRCSRPLFIVEGQRLLIKKAHIRALQQRETPDEGWHELVSKGFIEYIDTEEEETTMISMTISDLQNASHNPEDAYSGTYTHCEIHPSLILGVCASIIPFPDHNQSPRNTYQSAMGKQAMGIYVTNYQLRMDTLAYVLYYPQKPLVTTRAMEHLHFRQLPAGINAIVAIACYSGYNQEDSVIMNQSSIDRGFFRSLFFRSYRDEEKKMGTLVKEEFGRPNRENTMGMRHGSYDKLDDDGLAPPGTRVSGEDVIIGKTSPIPQDDAQGQASRYSKRDHSTSLRHSESGMVDQVLLTTNADGLRFVKVRMRSVRIPQIGDKFSSRHGQKGTVGMTYTQEDMPWTIEGITPDIIVNPHAIPSRMTIGQLIECIMGKVAAQMGREGDATPFTDVTVDNISKALHTCNYQMRGFETMYNGHTGRKLTAMIFLGPTYYQRLKHMVDDKIHSRGRGPVQILTRQPAEGRSRDGGLRFGEMERDCMIAHGAAFFLKERLFDQSDAYRVHVCEKCGLIAIANLKKNSFECRGCKNKTDIVQVHIPYACKLLFQELMAMAIAPRMLTHDMKTGKDQKKR, encoded by the exons ATGGAGGATGACGAGTACGAGGAGGGGATGGAGATGGGCTACGGCGGGCATCACCAGCACGGCGGCGGCCACGCGGAGGAGGACGACGAGATGGGGTACGGCGGCGGGGGGGACGGGGACGAGATGGAGGAGGCGGCGGATGGGGACCCCGAGCAGCAGGAGGAGATCACGCAGGACGACGCCTGGGCCGTCATCTCCGCCTACTTCGAGGAGAAGGGCCTCGTGCGCCAGCAGCTGGACTCTTTCGACGAGTTCATCCAGAACACCATGCAGGAGATTGTCGATGAGTCCGCCGACATCGAGATCCGCCCCGAGTCGCAGCACAACCCCGGCCGCCAGGCCGAGTTTGCCGAG ACTCTGCACAAGATTAGCTTTGGTCAAATTTATCTCAGCAAGCCAATGATGACTGAAGCCGATGGAGAGACAGCTACTTTATTTCCAAAATCAGCAAGGCTCAGGAACTTGACATACTCTGCACCACTGTATGTTGATGTGTCATACAGAGTAATGAAGAAAGGACATGACTGTGAAGAAGTTACAGAGACTGCAGAGTATCCAAAAGTGTTTATTGGGAAG GTTCCAATCATGTTGCGTTCTAGTTACTGCACACTGTATCAACAATCTGAGAAGGATCTCACTGAACTTGGGGAGTGTCCTTATGACCAAGGTGGTTATTTCATTATCAATGGAAGCGAAAAGGTTCTTATTGCCCAGGAGAAGATGAGCACCAACCATGTCTATGTTTTTAAGAAGAGGCAGCCTAACAAATTTGCATATGTGGCTGAAGTCCGTTCCATGGCTGAGAACCAGAACAGACCAGCCAGCAGCATGTTTGTACGGATGCTTTCGCGAGCAGGAGCAAAAGGG GGATCATCTGGTCAATATATCCGTGCTACTCTGCCTTATATTCGTGCGGACATTCCCATTATCATTGTATTTCGAGCATTAGGATTTGTTGCGGACAAGGATATACTGGAGCATATATGTTATGACTTTTCTGATACACAAATGATGGAATTGCTACGCCCCTCCCTGGAGGAAGCTTTTGTCATTCAAAATCAACAG GTTGCTCTGGACTACATTGGAAAACGTGGCGCAACAGTTGGTGTCACTCGAGAAAAGAGAATTAA ATATGCAAAGGAAATACTTCAAAAGGAAATGTTGCCTCATGTTGGTGTTGGGGAATTCTGTGAAACTAAGAAGGCATACTATTTTGG GTATATTATTCACCGCCTACTGATGTGCGCTCTTGGTCGAAGAGCTGAGGATGACCGAGATCATTATGGAAATAAAAGACTAGATCTTGCTGGTCCACTGCTTGGAGGGCTGTTTAGAATG CTTTTCAGGAAGTTAACAAGGGATGTGAGATCTTATGTGCAAAAG TGTGTAGATAACGGAAAGGAAGTTAATTTGCAATTTGCTATCAAAGCAAAAACTGTTACCAGTGGCTTGAAGTACTCTCTTGCTACTGGAAACTGGGGACAGGCTAACCAAGCTGGAACCAGAGCAGGGGTTTCTCAG GTGCTTAATCGCCTGACCTATGCTTCTACACTTTCACATCTCCGGAGGCTGAACTCTCCCATTGGGCGTGAAG GAAAATTGGCAAAACCCCGCCAGTTGCATAATTCACATTGGGGAATGATGTGTCCTGCGGAAACACCAGAAGGACAA GCTTGTGGCTTGGTGAAAAATCTTGCCTTGATGGTATATATCACTGTTGGTTCTGCTGCAAATCCAATTTTGGAATTTTTGGAGGAGTGGGGCACAGAAAATTTTGAG GAGATATCACCAGCTGTCATTCCACAAGCTGCTAAAATTTTTGTCAATGGTTGTTGGGTTGGAATTCATAGGAACCCTGACCTGTTGGTTAAGACTCTTAGGCGTTTAAGAAGACAG ATTGATGTCAACACTGAAGTTGGCGTGGTTCGTGATATCCGTCTTAAAGAACTTCGACTCTACACGGATTATGGACGCTGCAGTCGTCCATTGTTTATTGTTGAGGGTCAGAGGCTGCTCATCAAGAAGGCGCATATCCGAGCTTTGCAACAAAGG GAGACTCCTGATGAAGGCTGGCATGAATTGGTCTCAAAAGGATTTATAGAATACATAGATACTGAAGAAGAGGAGACTACCATGATCTCCATGACCATAAGT GACCTTCAAAACGCAAGTCACAACCCAGAGGATGCTTACTCTGGAACTTACACACATTGTGAGATTCATCCTTCATTGATACTTGGTGTTTGTGCGTCGATTATTCCTTTTCCTGACCACAACCAG TCACCTCGTAATACATATCAGTCTGCTATGGGAAAGCAAGCCATGGGAATTTATGTCACCAATTACCAGTTAAGGATG GACACGTTGGCCTATGTTCTATACTACCCACAAAAGCCTCTAGTTACTACTCGTGCTATGGAACATTTGCACTTCAGACAGTTACCAGCTGGCATT AATGCAATTGTTGCTATCGCTTGTTATTCTGGATATAATCAAGAAGATTCAGTTATTATGAATCAATCTTCCATAGATCGTGGGTTCTTCCGATCACTATTTTTCCGCTCTTACAG AGATGAGGAAAAGAAGATGGGTACACTTGTCAAAGAGGAATTTGGTCGTCCAAATAGGGAAAATACTATG GGAATGCGTCATGGGTCATATGATAAACTAGATGATGATGGCCTTGCACCACCT GGAACAAGGGTCTCGGGGGAAGATGTCATTATTGGGAAGACATCTCCTATTCCACAGGATGACgctcaagggcaagcttctagataCTCGAAGCGTGACCATAGTACTTCTCTGCGTCACAGTGAAAGTGGCATGGTAGATCAG GTTCTGTTAACAACAAATGCGGATGGTCTAAGATTTGTCAAGGTTAGGATGCGATCTGTTCGCATACCACAAATTGGAGACAAGTTTAGCAGTAGGCATGGGCAAAAAGGAACTGTTGGGATGACTTACACTCAAGAGGATATGCCATGGACAATCGAAGGCATCACGCCCGATATTATTGTGAATCCACATGCTATTCCATCCCGTATGACTATTGGGCAGCTGATTGAGTGTATTATGGGTAAAGTTGCGGCCCAGATGGGGAGGGAAGGCGATGCCACTCCATTCACCGATGTGACT GTGGATAACATCAGCAAAGCTCTTCATACATGTAATTATCAAATGCGTGGATTTGAGACCATGTACAATGGTCACACTGGAAGAAAACTGACTGCAATGATTTTCCTGGGTCCCACGTATTACCAAAGACTCAAGCACATGGTGGATGACAAGATACATTCGAGAGGACGTGGTCCTGTTCAGATACTCACCCGGCAACCAGCAGAGGGGCGATCTCGTGATGGTGGTCTCCGCTTTGGAGAAATGGAAAGGGACTGTATGATCGCACATGGAGCAGCTTTCTTCCTGAAGGAAAGGCTGTTTGACCAGAGTGACGCATACCGAGTCCATGTATGCGAGAAATGTGGTCTCATCGCAATAGCTAACCTAAAGAAGAACTCGTTCGAATGTAGGGGCTGCAAGAACAAGACTGACATTGTCCAA GTACACATACCCTATGCTTGTAAGCTTCTGTTCCAGGAACTTATGGCAATGGCTATTGCTCCAAGAATGCTTACCCATGATATGAAGACAGGGAAGGATCAGAAAAAGCGCTGA